The bacterium genome includes a region encoding these proteins:
- a CDS encoding pilus assembly protein TadG-related protein — MKSFRNQRGASIVNILTLVVVIGLVITGIDFGLRYKARKRLTKAVEEAALAGAALLPDEPMAKEIAKEHAAMYGVDDITINIPVKGDYNKIEVIAEAGANLIFLPMMGLDPGDQIEVRAVAERGTGGQPRFVEREHKYY, encoded by the coding sequence ATGAAATCTTTCAGAAACCAAAGGGGAGCTTCGATTGTTAACATCCTGACTCTCGTAGTGGTCATTGGTTTAGTCATTACGGGCATAGATTTTGGTCTTCGCTACAAGGCCCGTAAAAGGCTTACTAAGGCAGTAGAGGAAGCTGCCCTGGCCGGCGCCGCCCTTTTGCCTGACGAACCTATGGCTAAAGAAATCGCTAAAGAGCATGCGGCCATGTATGGGGTTGATGATATTACCATTAATATACCAGTTAAAGGAGATTATAATAAAATAGAGGTAATAGCTGAGGCAGGGGCTAATCTTATTTTCCTTCCTATGATGGGATTGGATCCGGGCGACCAAATTGAGGTCAGAGCAGTAGCTGAAAGAGGGACAGGCGGCCAACCCCGGTTTGTGGAGCGAGAGCATAAGTATTACTAA